In the genome of Vicia villosa cultivar HV-30 ecotype Madison, WI linkage group LG7, Vvil1.0, whole genome shotgun sequence, one region contains:
- the LOC131616919 gene encoding octanoyltransferase LIP2p, chloroplastic-like, whose product MDLYWYLRKLEEVVISVLSLTFSIHASRVEGLTRVWVGNEKVAAICIRVAQWITYHGLALNVTTNLSPFKWIVPCGIRGRQVGSFKGLLREAQSSCNDHGTSNLHGLDDDSLIHITHKSLIEEF is encoded by the exons ATGGATCTTTATTGGTATCTCAGAAAACTTGAAGAGGTTGTTATTAGTGTTCTGTCTTTAACTTTTTCGATTCATGCTTCTCGTGTGGAAGGTTTAACGCGTGTTTGGGTTG GAAATGAGAAAGTGGCAGCTATATGTATAAGGGTGGCTCAATGGATAACATATCATGGCTTAGCACTTAACGTAACGACGAATTTGAGTCCCTTTAAATGGATCGTCCCTTGTGGAATACGTGGCCGTCAAGTTGGGAGTTTCAAAGGGTTGCTAAGAGAAGCTCAGTCATCATGTAATGATCATGGAACATCTAATTTGCATGGTTTGGATGATGACAGTCTTATTCATATTACTCATAAGTCCTTAATTGAAGAGTTCTAA
- the LOC131616920 gene encoding organic cation/carnitine transporter 3-like yields the protein MGDSTPLLSQTNNTSCDSETPPPNNHLPSLGSTIEKCIGEINWCQFLQAILISVSWIFDAQQTFITVFTDALPSWHCVGEHQISNNGSSLLDPTREIWNDCYSATSFNDVCKLPRGSWAWDGSAQVSIISDWALECESSFITGFPASMFFMGCLVGGLFLSTLADSSSLGRKNMLFFSCLFMSFSSLLTTLSPNIWIYSSLKFITGFFRATIGTSSLVLASELVGKQWRGKIGVIGFFCFTIGFLSLPAIAYANQTTSWRNIYLWTSVPTILYCILVKFFVQESPRWLLVRGKKEEAITSLKYITSITQSNLHLAIDNMTPQEEESNLNMDLFHALKMLCQRKWSSRRLLLIMIIGFGLGVVYYGMPLGLGNLSFNLYLSVTFNALSELPSSLVTFLFIDKFRRRIALPMFCMLSAVCSVMSTIEGELWSKMEIGFELVSFFSACTSFSIYVIYTTELFPTCVRNSALSMARLAVVFGGALSPLLVAAGRGNKFLCYGVFGLSIGIGGMFGVFLPETKGRALCDTMDEEENKGKNSCGILL from the coding sequence ATGGGCGATTCAACTCCTCTTCTTAGCCAAACCAATAACACTAGTTGTGATTCAGAAACACCACCACCAAATAATCACCTTCCTTCTCTTGGTTCCACAATAGAAAAGTGTATTGGTGAAATCAATTGGTGTCAATTCCTCCAAGCTATTCTAATTTCCGTTTCTTGGATTTTCGATGCTCAACAAACATTCATCACTGTTTTCACCGACGCATTACCCTCGTGGCACTGTGTTGGTGAGCACCAAATCTCAAATAATGGATCTAGTTTATTAGATCCAACACGTGAGATTTGGAACGATTGTTACTCGGCCACGTCATTTAACGATGTGTGCAAGCTTCCCAGAGGCTCGTGGGCCTGGGATGGATCGGCACAAGTGTCCATCATATCGGATTGGGCATTAGAGTGTGAGAGCTCATTCATCACGGGCTTTCCGGCTTCAATGTTCTTCATGGGCTGCTTAGTTGGTGGGCTTTTCTTGTCAACACTTGCTGACTCATCATCACTTGGTCGCAAGAACATGCTCTTCTTCTCATGTCTCTTTATGTCTTTTTCCTCTCTACTCACCACATTATCTCCCAACATTTGGAtctattcatctctcaaattcatAACCGGATTCTTCCGCGCCACAATCGGAACTTCCTCGCTTGTTCTAGCTTCTGAGCTCGTCGGAAAACAATGGCGAGGTAAGATTGGTGTCATTGGTTTCTTTTGTTTTACAATAGGCTTCTTGTCCCTTCCAGCTATTGCTTATGCAAACCAAACCACTTCATGGAGGAACATTTACTTGTGGACTTCAGTTCCAACCATTTTGTATTGcattttggtgaaattttttgTTCAAGAATCACCTAGGTGGCTTCTAGTGAGAGGCAAAAAAGAAGAAGCAATAACTTCACTAAAATACATCACCTCAATCACTCAAAGTAACTTACATTTAGCCATAGACAATATGACTCCACAAGAAGAAGAAAGTAATTTAAATATGGATTTGTTTCATGCCCTCAAAATGTTGTGTCAAAGGAAATGGTCATCAAGGAGGTTGTTGTTGATTATGATAATAGGTTTTGGTCTTGGAGTTGTCTATTATGGTATGCCACTAGGCCTAGGAAACTTGTCCTTCAATCTTTACTTGAGTGTCACTTTTAATGCCTTGAGTGAGCTACCATCTTCATTGGTCACATTTTTATTCATAGACAAGTTTAGAAGGAGAATTGCATTGCCTATGTTTTGTATGTTAAGTGCTGTTTGTAGTGTGATGTCAACTATAGAAGGGGAACTATGGAGCAAGATGGAAATTGGGTTTGAGTTGGTATCATTCTTTAGTGCTTGCACTTCCTTTAGTATTTATGTCATTTACACAACTGAATTGTTCCCAACTTGTGTGAGAAATTCAGCTTTGTCAATGGCTAGGCTTGCTGTGGTGTTTGGGGGAGCTTTAAGCCCATTATTGGTGGCTGCTGGTAGAGGGAATAAGTTTCTTTGTTATGGAGTTTTTGGGTTATCTATAGGTATTGGTGGAATGTTTGGAGTGTTCTTGCCCGAGACAAAAGGGAGAGCACTTTGTGATACAATGGATGAGGAAGAGAACAAAGGCAAAAATTCTTGTGGTATATTGCTTTGA